One window of the Camelina sativa cultivar DH55 chromosome 1, Cs, whole genome shotgun sequence genome contains the following:
- the LOC104703216 gene encoding protein DETOXIFICATION 24-like: MSTDGEMEERLLRVGSDVKGQSNDRESLYLKTKVWSEVNKLWRIALPSSLFRMTSFGSIIVAQAFIGHSSELGLAAYALLQSTFIRFLYGLMAGMSSATETLCGQAYGAEQYHTMGIYLQRSWIVDMAVTTLFLPFIVFAGPILRLLGQNVEITKTIDEIYPWMIPYVYSLIFTMTIQMYLQAQMRNAIVGFLSTLSLAIDLLVTWLCVSVMEMGIGGALLGLNVSSWAMVLAEFVYIFGGWCPFTWTGGSPNPRKEE, translated from the exons ATGAGTACTGACGGAGAAATGGAGGAGAGGCTACTACGTGTTGGATCAGATGTTAAGGGTCAGAGCAATGACAGGGAGAGTCTCTACCTGAAGACGAAGGTTTGGAGTGAAGTGAATAAATTATGGAGAATAGCATTACCTTCTTCTTTGTTCCGAATGACCTCGTTTGGGAGCATCATTGTGGCTCAAGCCTTCATCGGTCACTCCTCTGAGTTGGGTCTAGCCGCGTACGCTCTCCTCCAAAGCACATTCATCCGCTTTCTCTACGGTTTAATG GCTGGTATGTCAAGTGCAACGGAGACATTGTGTGGGCAAGCATACGGTGCAGAACAATACCACACAATGGGGATATATCTACAACGTTCATGGATCGTGGACATGGCCGTGACCACTTTATTCCTACCCTTTATTGTCTTTGCAGGTCCCATTCTCCGTCTATTAGGCCAGAACGTTGAGATCACAAAGACCATTGACGAGATCTATCCTTGGATGATCCCTTATGTCTATAGCTTGATTTTCACTATGACTATACAAATGTACCTCCAAGCACAGATGAGGAACGCTATCGTAGGCTTTCTCTCAACATTGTCCTTGGCTATTGACCTCCTAGTCACATGGTTGTGCGTGAGTGTTATGGAAATGGGGATTGGTGGTGCTCTCCTCGGGCTTAATGTGAGCTCGTGGGCGATGGTATTGGCCGAGTTTGTGTACATTTTTGGTGGGTGGTGTCCGTTTACTTGGACCGGNGGATCTCCCAacccaagaaaagaagaataa